GATGTGTTGTTTGGGGGAGGGCCTTCTCTTTGAGAAGCTGCATTATTTATAGTGTGGACTAATGTTCCTCAGTCGGTTACTTTTCCTTGGTCACTACTCTTCACAATCTCCACGTTTTTCATTCCTTCTAGACGACCTTATCCTTTAACAATCGCTTCTTGACCCATCGACCTTATGCAACTTGCTCATCAAACAAATAACCGTTCCCCATTTTCATGTGCATTTCTCATAGCAGTTATTCTCACTTGAGTTCTAGTACTAATCCCATATTATCTTTAAATCCGGTACACTACCCTAATAGCCTAACATGTGGCCATCAATTACCTAGATGTCGACTCTAGAGTTGGCTTCTAGAATTCCATGGGGACTTAGCTTAAGTAGCCTTCACGAAAGCtgttttcctttaattttgtGAACCAAATTGGGGCATTTCATTCAATCAAAACAGGGCATTTCATCCAATATTCTCTTGTGGCTATCACGTGATCTCAGGAGTgattttgggtgtcaacaacGACATTAGTTACATAAATAATGATGTCATTTTGTGAGACACGCTGGCATTACGTGGGTATCACATGTTGTCCTCGTTGTCGTtggacttctctctctcttttgaccATGAAGCTAACCACACCGCAAACCACCGCTGGCTCCATCCGCCGCAATCCATGGACTTAAATGCCGCCACCACCAAACTTGACCGTATCGGCCACCCCCTCACTAATGTCAGCCGCCACCAGCCCCATCCTCTATCTCTATTTTTCTCGGACTTGCGACGCAAatcaagttgagtttgatctTTAATCTTGGCTGCACAACCTTGATTCGTGCTTAGAGATCACAATTTTCATACGCGAGACCCTGATTACGGTCTGAACAAAGAGAACTAGTGGGATTCCATCAATGGTGATTAGGGAGAGATGATCTAGGCTCTGTTAATGTTGGTGATTGAAAAGAACGAGTGTTGTAGGCAGGTCATAGTGACGGAGTGATGAATTTTTGACAACGGGCGATGGGTTTAGATGGTGAATCTATGCAGCCGCAGTCTCTACAGGTGTAGAGGAGGAAGggtgaaagaagaagaaaaaaaaaagaaaaaaaaaagtgataagtGCATTgagagtcttaaaacttatcatgaaagtgcaactaagtcataaaattttgaaaaaatgcaattaaatcctgaaatttgtcatgaaagtataattgagtattaaaactaataaaaaaaagtgcaatcaaattctaaaatttacaaaatcaatCCAATCAAGTATTTTTGTTGAttgtacattttgaaagttttaaaactcgatTGTACTTTCTTGAAAAGTTTTAGAAATTGATTACACTACTTAAatattttaggactcgattgtgctcgtgacaaattttaaagcTTGATTACACTTTCTAAAATTATTAGGgctcaattacattttcttgataagttttagtACTTCTAGTGcatttattcaatatatataagtGTAAATTAAAACATGTgcgatggaaaaagaaaaaaagaggtgacGGTCTGCATTTATATTTTTGTCCATTCATCGCATTGGCGGTGCCAAAAGCACGTGACAAGACGCTTAATTTAACAAGAAGATCACATCAAATCGATATGAAAAAATTTCAGTGATTAAATTAAAcgaaaagaaattagggataACTTTAAACCATGAGAACAATTGGGGGAACGCCTGTGGCATTAGCACAAAAACTTACTAAAGTTTGCCTACCAAGCATATTGACAATATTAGATTGAATTGTGGGTGTGTCCCATCTTTTCAAAATCCAAAGTGATTTTTCTTGTGAACTAATTTAGTAAAAAGAATTTAGTTCATGCAatattattcttttcatttagCAACTTTTATTGCTCAACAAGAGCCCTCACTTGTGATTTTACATACTTAAGAAGATCCTCTTTTGAAAATCCTCgtaacagagagagagagagagagggagggagggaggtaaCTCGTACTTAATAAATACTTAATAGGCATATAACAATATATAATTCATAATACATATTGTAAAAGTAacatttcacatcacatattattaATCTTTCTTGAATTGTGGAGTAAGTGTTTGATTTCATTctaaaatgattgtttatattatttacaaaaatgaatataatgaaaaaatctacgaaaatatttagatatatattGTTATGAATAATGAAAGTATATTtcactaattaattattttaattgatataatcaatcatttttaggaaaatattattcaaattatcCATTTTCGTAAAACATAGGGAGCCTAAATAATCACCTCTTTGTACATATGTCATAAATCAAGCCTATCATGGCACTAATCCTGTAGAATCCATGTGCACTACTAATCTAGGCAAGAATTCTTCCTCATTATTGTTAATAGAAATGAGTCTGGCGTGTCATTACTTATAGAAAGAACTTTTACGTGATTCATGACGATTGGACGTAGCCGTCAATTTGGAACATCTCGTCCTAATATAAACATTGCAAaagtaattataaaaattaaatggatGAGTCAGTAATTTGATAACTTCAAATGAATTGGGAACTTTGGTTAGCCGCCGCATGCAACGTCAGTTGCCTGTATAGCACGAGATCCATGCTTTTTCTTCGGAGGACCAAGGAGGAAAGGTCgtcatttcaaattcaatctggGCTGCGCATTTTGCCTGGGTGACGTCAACGTGCAAGGAAGCGTCGATCAGAATTCCGgggacagagacagagagagatcaTTGGGTTGGTAGTCCGTTGAGTTTGTTTGCACTTATTGTTGGCCCACAAATGCTTGCACAACGTCACAGAAATCTTTGGGTAGATTTAAGTCTAAAAAGTTTTTAGAGTCAATACacgaaaatcattttaaaaaaatctaattaataTATCTGTGACATATTTACTTGATGGTAATTTtcttaagattaaattaatacaatttaaaATCACAAGCTGGTTCATCTATAATAAATGAAAGGTAAAACTCAAAACTACTATATCTATCAACTATCACGTGTTATCTAACTTAACAAttttaattgtaaaatttaacagGAATTAATAAAGAGTAAATTATTCATAGGCGtaccattttgaaaaaaaattatatttcaaaagctagtttttagtaaatttatcacatgtgtacctatttaatttttaacccaaaattttattaattacatGTTACAAAACATTAGATTctaccaaccaaaaaaaaaaaaaaaaaaaaacacacaaaatATCTTAGTACTTTTATACAACAATTGGCtttattttctaacttttttcctttccttttccttttgctggtGGCCAGCCATCACCAAGTTGCTCTCTCCTATATGGGGTGAGGCTAGCCTGCCCAGCCATAGCCGGTGGCTGGCCAATGGCAAAAGgtataagaaaggaaaaaaaaatataatattattaggATAGACGATGTTTATATCAATaaattccaatcaaaattgatcgaataaATTTAATgggcaaaatatgaaaaattttataactcaattgacaaaatttaaagattcaagattgaattaacaaaaatataataaatttatgactttttagataattttctccGGTTCAACGTAGTGAAAGACTGAGATAATGATTCCATCTTGTTTTGGAGTGCCCCGTCATGGGTGACCATAGATTATGTCAAAGGGCTTTACTAGTTAAAATGTAATATCATTTCTACGATCCCACAATATTGGAACATGTACTTCTATATTAGAAACAGGGTTGTTCAAGATGGTCCCACCCCACAGGGAAAATCCAAATGGTCAGCCATTCCTGACCGTTCACGTCCTCCTCTCCCAAAATTGCTGGACAAAGACGATCGCGTCAGGATAGATAAGACTTGCGTCATCCTCGCGCTTATGTTCTCGACCGTCGTAGAGCCGTCAGGACATCTAGAAAGTGAGACACATTTGTGATTGATTTCCTTACTCCCACACGAGCTCACACGTGTCCTTGATTTTCCATTGTTGAGTTATACATGAAACATTTACATAGAGAGGTAGCTATTATatactccaaaaaaaaatctatcttcAAAATTCTCATTACACATCGAGATCAATGTCTAATGGTCAAAGGATAACGATGGTGACGGTTGCTTGGCTAAGCAgagtggaagagagagagagagagagagagagagagagagatggagatgttGAGTTAATTTGTGATTAATGAAGATTAGTAGGCCCGTGCAATATTTCTAAGGATGGATTTTCTAAGTTCTCTGCTCTTTGCACCATCCACCTTTTTATTTTGCTGGGAAAGAAAGGCGGGGTTGGGAGACTAGCCCGAATATATTTGATAATGCTTTCATAAAGATTCAATATTCAATCTAAAATGTTGGGATGTATTACTTAACATCACTCATAATTTAGAGGGAACAAAGGAGCATTTAAGTTTGTTTTTTATTCAATGTAGCTTTGGCATTTCCAATTTATCGTATTGGTTCGATAACAATTTAGTTGGCATTCTACAGTAGTAAAAGTCACATGACATCTAGTTCAATGTTGGGATGTATTACTTAacatcatgtttttttttttttaccaaaaaaaaaaacatgatggGGACCCAccacaaataattttaaaatgttctATATCTAATTGCACTAAAGGATTGtgcaaaagttcaaaaataattGATCTCATTACCCTAAAAGAAGAGGGAGAACAAACAAAGAAGGGAGATAGAAAGCCTTGAACTACATAAATTACCACCTTGCCTAAATTTGCTATGGATAAAATGAtttaaatctttctttttttttgtcagagatTTGAATCGCTAAAGATGTCAGTTTCTTAGGATCTAGATAGTAAGATTTATGAGTCTTATCTAGTATCCCTAAGATTAAAGCATTCAAATCATTAAGTATTGTGGACTAAGTTTAGATAAGAACTTAAGTGACTCTTCTGAAAATCACAATTAAGTTTGGCTAACATGTGGACATATTCAGTGTTTTGACATAATATCATGGGATGGCACATTATTTGCATCCCTTAAGTAAGGGATACAATATAAGAGGACAACGGATGATAAATCAAAGGCCAAGTATGAAGTATGCCTGATTCAATAGTGTAGATGCATATTTACCATCACCCCTCtaactaaaaggaaaaaaaatcaggtCCATGCTCTAATTTGCTACTAATTTTGCTACCTCACCGTGCAAGTCATGCACATTCATGCACACGTATCTGAGTTTTGCTCCCAACCTGGCCCAATTTACATAAATATGTGAGTGACATAATAAATAAGTTGAAAAATAAAACCATCGTCCAATCAGAATTCCACAAGGCAACCTGGGCGTCATGTTGCTCAAATCCTTTTTGTCTCTCTCCGAACTTGAAGGACACAAAAAAACACGAATCCCCCGCCGTCAGAAAGGAACTCCCCCCGCCCGACCCCAAACTTTTCAACGCGTCCGATCTTGCCTGACCAAACCCTATAACCTACCAACCCTCCATCATTTGTTTGTTGCCTGACCAAACCCTATAATAGTTTTTGAGGTATTACGAGAATAACAGTTTAGTGTgagttataaatttttgaaaaagtgaatcccacaacaatttataattatttgtgatttgatttttttttaattcagaaTAAACTATTATTCTCACAAAGATACAATAAAGACCGTCGAGCAATCatttctcatttgaaatttatCTTCTTAAAGTTTACCGAAAAAGTACACGCACAAATTATCTCACTCTTCACTTCCGATTTGACATTAACTCACTTTGCCATGGAAGGATCTTCTTCAAGAGGTAATCAGAATAGTGAGAACAAAGATGAGATGGGGAAGAAGAGGGGATCACGGTCGCGATGTGATCAAAACCGGTACTGTGCATTCCGGTGGCGCCCCTGGGGCAAGTTTGCGGCTGAGATCCGGGACCCCTTGAGGAACGGCACCCGCCTCTGGCTCAGGACCTTTGAGACTGCGGAGGAGCCGTGCCTACGACCGGGCTGCCTTTGCCTTTCGAGGCCATTTGGCCATCCTCAACTTCCCCAACGAGCAACAATATTACACTCAGAATGATTACAATGTCTCCAGCCACCACAGTTCTTTCTTGGCATCCCATTCGCTGTCATCATCGTCATTCTCATCAGCAGGTTCGTCATCATCCGCTGTGTCAGCTCTACCGAGCCTTCCAGAGACATGATCGAGTTCGAGTATCTGGACCATAAGTTGTTGGAGGAACTACTGATGTCGCACAGCGACATGTAGGGTATATGCGGGTAGGCAAGTTCATCTTTAGGGTTTCCAAAAATTTTAGGTGAGAAATCtttctgtttcttgtttcgaTCGACTTCTTCGGTGAGAGTTTTCGCTTGAGGAAAGAGATCGCATggcatttcaattgcagcgttTCATATTCTGCTTGAATAAATTACATTTGGCAATCATCAAGGGTGCATTTTCACAACGGGGCTTAATATGACTAGGCAATATTGTAATTTGTATGATAACTTCGACCAATATTAGTGGAACAAATGGTTCGTCATACATATTTCTTTCTAAAGTACTTCTCTGGGTACTTGCATTCAATTTAAGCAGTAGTATTCATACAAAGACAGATTTCTGGGACGCTTAAgttatttcttttcaataaacCTTTGCAATATATCTTAGGTTTCTAATGTTAATTACCAAGATACAGTTTCCGAAATTCTTTCGTAGTAATCTAGTCTGGAAGAGCTTCTCTGTGTCTGAGAACAGGTTGATGTGAGACCAGGCTGAGCTAGGGTTTTGCAGTTTTAAGGTGcgattaatatttttttaaattttttttagtgatttggGTACTTTGAAGTAGGGTTGATATGGTACAAGGTGGGTAGGTTCTAGACCTAGACTCTGTTCCCAACCCTGTTATAACCACTTCTCATTTTTTGAACCTTGTACCCGACCCTTTTTGCACTAAACCTTATTTTAGAACCAACCTATTTTTTCTGTTTGGTTCCTGGGTTAAACCTGTTTCCATCGAAACTTATTTTATAGCCATCCAATATCCTACacgatttcaaattttacattaatacgcgagaaaataacgtaatcctcctaatttatattgaaacattaagcacatATAATCAATAAGtatatgaactttttgactaaatgaaacTAAGGATCCATAAGGCTATTTATCCTAAACAAATatcataaggaaaaataaaaatcctatgTGATAGATGGTGCGACCGCGAGCCGGCAAGGGAGGGAAGCGAGTGAGAAAGAGGAACGACGAAGGAGGAGTACCGTGCGAGAGGAAAAACACAGTTCTAAGATTAGAAAtcagggggaaaaaaaagatagggttttggactttttggcTTAAGAACTGGTACCCAAACCAATCTGGTTGATCCGGTTCCCCGGTGGGTATTACTTGGAGCCGGTTCCCAAACTTGTCTTTTAGGTGGGCTGGTCTGGTTCTTGGGTAGACCCGGTTTGGTGGCATATCCCTACTTTGAAGCCAAAACAAAACTTTTAGTATATTCCAGAATTATCGGGCTCCTTATTTTGAATAGGACATGATGAGAAAGGCGACTGAGAATGTTGAAATTGTTCTTGATGGTTTGATTCTGACCTGAATTTTCCGGTCGCCAGTAAGCGTTTTCGCTCATTCAcctttacaattttttgtgCCTTGACCATCAACAGGAGAAGTAAAGGGATCCAAACCAGTGACTGTCACACGCACTGTTGCACCATAAAGTCGACCGCCCCCTAGCTGGACATGGCCTGCATCACCGACACGCCCATGAGGAGGACCGTGCACAGTGAGAACGCCGTGATGCCGTTGTCGTAGCGTGCCTGGTTGCCAAACCTCCCTCAAAGGGCAAGGATCGAGAGGGTTGCAAGTTTTGACACGCTGTCGGCGGCGAGGAGGCCTCGGGATGCAACTCGAGAGGGGAGATTGATCTATTAACTATTCGTGCAGCTTTCGTGCAGTTTTCGTTCATTGACCATGCCTATGAAtataaaactttttaaaaggAATTGATAAATCTAAATGAGAATTTTTAATCGGTTCATCACCCTCTTGTCTTCCCCTCTTCGACTTTGAATTCACTGCCACATGAAACCCTTTGCCATGAACTTTTGGTTCCTTACTATCGGCGcccaaaattgatttgaatctAGCAAAAATATGCTTACTGTATAAAACAAAAGAGGTTCCTCAAAAAAGTCATTTGTATGCTTTCTTGTAAGGAATAAAAGgagggaaaattattttaaaaaatttaaacttgttAGCACGAATATCAATTCAAtgttaaatctttcaatttgaccaatttaatcataacaTGTTGATAATATGCCAATGTAGCCCTTTTCACCAGAATTAGatagaaattgttgatgtggatgtcAGTTGGTGCcaatatagataatttttataattttttttccttttctttttcttttggtcttttttcttttcatacgTAAACTTGTTTGAAGTTCAAGCTACCACACCACTATCTATAAGGTCCTCCAGACTTCAATAAATTTAGCAACGATATCAACAATATGTacataagaaatttaaaataaacatgcaTAGGTTATATTTGCACAATCACAAGAGCTCATACATAAACTTGTTTGAAGTCCTCGATACACCAACAACTACAGCAACCATGTCAATAATACCTACAAATCTAAAATAAGCATGCTTAGGTTATATTCGTACAATCACAAGAGCTCATTTGTAAACTTGTTTAAAGTTCAAGCTGGCAAGCCACTTATCTATAACTATAAGATCCTCTAGACTTCGACAAATTCAGCGACCATGTCTTTGCTTAGTAGATGATCAACTGCTCTTAAACTGCTTACCACGAACAAAATAGCCGATCAACAATTGAAGGGAAATCACCGTCCCGAACACCACCCAGCAGAGATTTAAAAGAGAGTTGATAATTAGCAGTAGTTCATCATTCATTATAAATTCTAAGCAATTTAACCCAGCAATcttttaattgagaaaaatgtAACTACAGAACGACGTGGTTAATCAGAAAAAATTGAGTAGTACTCATGCAATGGTGTAGACTTTCACATGCAATCCATATTCGTTTGCAAACACAAAGGAAGCAATGGTCTATGGATGTGCCGCCtgtataaaagaaaaagtaattaaaaaaattaaataagaaatatattatCAAATTAAAGCATGTTTGGTGAAATTAAAATAGTTGTTTATTGTTgttaataaacaaaataaactaAAGTCAACCTGAATAATGGCAAGCGTAAGGCAAAACGCAAGCTACAGCAAGAGAAGATAGGACCATAGTTGCCCAATTACGACCCTCGACACCACGCCAAAAACTACGGTCTAATTCCGCATGCTATAAGTTTCTCTTGATTGCTATGAATATCCCTGTATCCATATGCACCATACACTTTCATTTATCGTCCAAACCATAGTgagttcaaaaataaaataaaaaatattttatcacgCAAGAAAatattgagacataaattattatcgataatgaaaatattttttattgactaaatATTTTAAGCGATATGAGTGatgatttttatataaataatttttacttgATTTATGATAATCGGATGTTGAGTGTGGCCATCAACTTGGAATATCTCGTCGCAACATAAACATCGCAAATTATATTATGAGAAGAGGAGGTCGTCCTTTCAACTCCAATATGGGGGCGCATTTGCTGCGGGTGACGTCAAAGTTCACGGAAGCTCCAATCAGAATGGAGAGAACCGAGAGAAAGAAACATCATTCGTTGCGAGTTGTTGAGTTTGTTTGCACTATATATTGGCCCACAAATACACGTAACTCCTCACGGATACTGTTGGGCGGACTTTAGTCTAAAAAGTTCGTATTAATGTCATAAAAAGGAACATTCGAATCCACGTAGAGTccaccaaaaatataatatttttttatattgtgaTTGGCCATGTTCCTATcccatttataaaattaatctaTCCATCTTCTCAATGAaagatttcaaataagagttcaaaatgaaatcattttgtcaaaaaaaaaagatctaaagtggaaaatatctcaaattttgatataaaCTTCAAATCTTATTCATAAACAGGGGCATTTCAtccaagaacattttttttttatttcttcattttcactttatttttgttttctttcttcatcttcctcatgcCTTCATCTTTTCTCCAAATCACCTTCGACCCCATCATTAGCCTCCCCACAGCAAGCTCGTGAGCTTCGCGTTGTCATGTAGGCTCTCATCGATCAAGGTGACACGAAACTGACTTGAAGTAATTTGATGTCGGTCGCCTTCTCTGACAACAAAATCCTAAGTTCCTTAGGATGCATCAAATCTCAGCTTGCCCCTGCTCGATGTAGGGCTCAGATTGGCCTCCATCTAATGACGAAAATGTTGGAATTACAATCAAGGGTGGTGGCCGACGAGATCGAGGGCTCAAATTGGACTTGCCAAATAATAGCAATGTGCAATTGGAGAGGAAGGCGTGGATAAGGATAAGGTCAATCTCAGGGAGTTACGAGATTTGAGAACTGAGGTTGGACAATGTGGAATTGGGAGGAGATCCTGTGATCTGTAATTGGTTAATGGTGgtagattttttatgatgtgCGTGGGGCTTCTTTGGCCATGTGATCGGTAGGTAATAATTTGAAGTTGATTGACAATCAATTTGAGGATGGGTTATCCAATGAGGAGAAGAGTCGCATCGATGAGAATGGTAAGAGTGCGAGTGGATGTCTCCAAACTGGGAATTACTACGAGGAGCCACTTGCATTGCAAAGGAGAAGGATGAGCTTTGAAAGATCAAATTTGCCCAAATGGGGCAaacttgaatttgaaattgatgaggcaaaCTTGTTGCCGAGGTTTAAATAGTCACCGGCTACAATGAAATTGTTCTTTTGCATAAAATTGTTGATCATCAAGTGAATTTTAATTGATTGGAGGCTTAAGTCAGTCAAACAAGATGATCTAGCGATGCTTAGTTAATATTGCTTCTGTTGTTGGCAAGCAGTACCAAAACTAGGCAATAAGATTGCAGTTTCTAGGTTGACAACAGGCATgaaatttctgaccaaaaagaAGGCATGGAATAAGTAGCCGAGAGAACAGATGTTGCTAAAGGGATAAGTTGCATTGCTTGAGAGTTGGATAAGAAGTTGGAGTCTCGGCAAAAGCAGAAACATGTTGCTAATGAAGATTAACCAATTGGTAATATTAGTTAGGGGCTTAAGAGTCATGTGACATCCATGGTTCGGACCACTATCTCGGTCATGAAAGGTGGTCTAGCAATTGGTACGCCGATAATGGTGATCGGCCATAGATCAATCCAAGGATCAGTCATGGATCAATTGACCCGATTTGGAAAGGCGACTAAGAATCAGTTATGTTCAATCGAAAGATTGACCATTGGTCGGCCACGGGATCGACAGTGAATCAGTCCATCAATCACACAAGTTGATTAGAATATTTAACCAAGGATAGGTTGTTCGACCATGAGGATCGGTCATGGGACAATCATGTACTGTCACAGATCGATCAATGGATGGTTATGGTCGATTTTGCGCAGTCATGTACCGATAGTGGATGACTCCGCATGGTCATTGTATTGGTCGTGAATGACTATTGACTGATTTCGTGTGACCATGCATTGGGTCGGATCGATCGACCCCACACGATCACATGACAATCGAGGACCGACCATGGATTGACCATACGCAAACATGGATAGGTCACGAACCAACAATGGAATGTTGCAGGGATCGTGGACCGGCCACAGACCAATCCTAGGCCTGGTTACTTGGACCAAGAACTGGCCATAGGCCTAGCTGATCCTGGCCATGCCCTGGTTAGAATAAACCACTGACCTAGTTATGCCAATCAGGCTCAACTATATCCAACCTCGTTCGATTGTGAATTAACCACAAACCTTGGTCCAAATAGGATAGTTGATTGTGGATAAATGCGAAAAACTCTCACTAAATAATGATGGCGTTTACCTTGGCTTATTTCTCATGATTGACGTTATGTTCCTCGGAAGATTACAATTTAATGAGGAAGATGACTCATGTGTCCAAGTGGCAAAATAAG
The nucleotide sequence above comes from Eucalyptus grandis isolate ANBG69807.140 chromosome 2, ASM1654582v1, whole genome shotgun sequence. Encoded proteins:
- the LOC108955374 gene encoding ethylene-responsive transcription factor ERF098, producing the protein MEGSSSRGNQNSENKDEMGKKRGSRSRCDQNRYCAFRWRPWGKFAAEIRDPLRNGTRLWLRTFETAEEPFVIIRCVSSTEPSRDMIEFEYLDHKLLEELLMSHSDM